The sequence TGAATTCCGCCAGCGGATCGCGCAGGATGAGGATGGCATAGCCGCTTCCGATGCCAAGAATGGCGGCGGTGGCCGCGGCGCCGATGACATAACGTGTTTCCCAGCTAGCTATATCGGCGCGCGTAAAGCTATTCTTGTCGGCTGCGTCGAACTGCCGGAAAAAATTGATCCGTAAGCCGAAGACGATGGCAAACGCCACGCAAAAGGCCAGATAGATGCTGGCATATGTGCTCAGAAAAACGAGGACATACATGAGGATATGAACGAATACGCCTGTAACGAGCGTTTTCCGGTTTCCGAAAAGCGAACTGACAAACGACAGATAAATATCCGTCGGCACGGTGTCCGGGCTTGGAGGCTTCATTCAGACTTCCCCTGATGCGGCGGACACCGTAGTGGAAACCCTTTAAAATTTACTTGCCCGAACCGAGCCCGTCCGGAAAGATTTTTCACTCAAAGCGGCAGTTTAAATGGAAGCTCGACTGTGCCCAGCATCACGCTGGCATAATGATTCTCGGTACACGTTCACGTTGATATGATGTTAGATCACTAATAAAGGAACAATATATCGCCGAAGACTTATGAAATACGATTACAACTTGCCTGCCCGCTGTTGGATCATCATGAAGGTATCGAAGGTATACTCAGAAAGCTGCATCCACAGATAGGCATCCTTCTTATAGGCGACCTGGTCCTCGTAAATGCGCTTGAAATAATCGTTGGATTTCGAGAGATCGGCATAGAGCGCGCCGGCTGCCTGGAAACAGGCTTCCATGATCTCCTGGCTGAAGGGCCTGAGCGTCACGCCTTGCGTCACGATTTCCTTCAGCGCCTGCGGATTTTTGACGTCGTATTTCGCCAGCATGTTGGTGTTGGCGAAGGCGCAAGCATCGCCGAGAATTGTCTGATAAGGCTTCGGCAGGGCATTCCATTTTTCCAGGTTGAAAAAGGCATGCACCACGGCGCCGCCCTCCCACCAGCCCGGATAATAATAATACTTCGCGATCTTTTGCAGCCCGAGCTTCAGGTCGTCATAGGGTCCGACCCATTCGGCCGCATCGACGGTGCCCTTGTTCAGCGCGTCGTAGACGCCGTTGACCGCGATATCCTGCTGCGGCACGACGCCGATCTTCTCGATCACCTTGCCGGCCAGGCCGGCGATGCGCATCTTCAAACCCTTGAGATCGTCGAGCGTATTGATTTCCTTGCGAAACCAGCCGCCCATCTGCGCGCCGGTGTTGCCCGCGGGAAGCCCCAAGATGCCCTGTGTGGCATAGAATTCGTTCATCAGCTTGTTGCCGTTGCCCTGGTAGAACCAGGCGTTGGTCAGCCGGGCATTGAGGCCGAAGGGCAGCGCCGTGCCGATGGCATAGGTCGGATCCTTTTGCCAGAAATAATAGGAGCAGGTGTGCGCGGCATCGACGGCGCCGGCACTAACCGCGTCGGCCGCCTGTGCGCC comes from Rhizobium tropici CIAT 899 and encodes:
- a CDS encoding TRAP transporter substrate-binding protein; this encodes MDRRSFIRRAGAVGAGAAASALATPALAQEYPKITWKMTSSFPKSLDTIYGGAEDIAAHVSDATNGNFLIQTYEAGEIIPGAQAADAVSAGAVDAAHTCSYYFWQKDPTYAIGTALPFGLNARLTNAWFYQGNGNKLMNEFYATQGILGLPAGNTGAQMGGWFRKEINTLDDLKGLKMRIAGLAGKVIEKIGVVPQQDIAVNGVYDALNKGTVDAAEWVGPYDDLKLGLQKIAKYYYYPGWWEGGAVVHAFFNLEKWNALPKPYQTILGDACAFANTNMLAKYDVKNPQALKEIVTQGVTLRPFSQEIMEACFQAAGALYADLSKSNDYFKRIYEDQVAYKKDAYLWMQLSEYTFDTFMMIQQRAGKL